AACGCGTTAGTCTTTTGCTTACAAACATTAGCTCTTAAGCAACACGATTCTTactattttttgcaattttctTCATGAGAGAAGCTTTATGATACAAGCTAACATTGTGAAAGAtgaaaaatcgaaaataattaaaagcggAAGACGAAAATATGATGTTACCTGAAAGTAGAATAGAGCTGAAACATTCATCATTGAGCACAGCATAATTTCAATCATAGATAGGAAGAGAAAGCCACTGGCTAGCTCAGATATTTAAGAAAAGACAAAATGGAATGAGAAAGagcttttgttttgttttgttttgttttgtttttggaaCTGCTTATATCGATATTACGTTCAAGCTTCAAACTAGTATATTGTTATGGTTTTGCGCTGAATATTATaagtcccaaaaaggaaagtttTGATCTTGAATTTGTACATGAAATGAGGAGCTACTTAGGCTTAAATaaatcccaaaaaggaaagatttGATCTTGAATTGTACATAGAAGGAGGAATTTGCCCATGGACAGAATCAGCAAGATACCAATAATGGAGAGAGTTTGGATTCCTATTTCGTCAGTGAATCTATATTCCACCATAATTTAGAGtgttaatatatcaaaatatccCTTTACAATTGTGAACTGTAGTAAAAATAAGGTTAGTTACAACTAAGAAGTTTTAGTCGTAAATCATAGATAAAGTGTAATCAATTCATGACTAATTAGATAGTTCGTAGTTGTGCATTATATaggtaaaattataaaaatggctagttttctatttttttgtaatCTCAATGACTATTTTATCTTGTAGCAATATAAATACTTCCCCATCCCATTAATCTTGGTCAGCTTTGTTACTTTTTTGAGTAAATAACACCCTCAGAAGATGGTATGCGCAACACTTTAGCATTATAACAATTGAGCTAGAGTTTTGTTGTTACACTATTtaagaaaacaaaaacgctTTTCATTTCAGAAGAAAGAACAACTTGGGAAATGaattataaaatgcaaaaattCCTCACCAAAATGCTTAAAAGCTGTGAGCTAGTTGTGACAACTGATTTTGGATTTATCTAACtcgttacaaaatatatataaactacTTTTCCCTCTTAATGATTTGTGTGACAACACCAAGACCAATAGTCCTTCCTGATGCTCTAAGGAACACTCTCCCCAGAGCTCTGCAGCTGCTGTACTCCTCCACGCATACCGGACCTTGCAAAGCCACCTGCCACGACGACCATCAAAACACACCCGTCTCAAGTTGCAGAAAGAAAGGGATGCAGCAATGTATCACAAAATGCCGGAAAAGGATGCAGATAAGAATGAAATTCTGTTGATTCAAGAAGAATACCAGAAGAACACTAGAGAAGGGAAATAAACCTAGTTTTCAATATCCAAAATCCAACTGCAAAATGTAACTAAATATGCCGAGCCAGTAAACTGAAGCAAAAgacctaataattaaaataacaagTAATTGAAATAAACTAATAACGAAAACACTCGTAATATCATTCTTCATCAGAAAGTTTGCACCAACCTCAACCATGGCATGCTGCTTGGACAGCAAGCATCTTGGGGACTTCTTCATAACTTTCCCTGTCTTTGGATCAAGCAGAGACAATATCTTCACGATTTTGGCAGCCTCTTTTGCGTGGTGTATGTGAAACTCCAACTGAAAAACATCATGGAGGTTGTGAACGCCAAATCCTTTAAAACAATGTATACTGCAGAATTATATCTTTTAGTGTTTGTTGATGTTAACCTGAGAACCAATTACAATCGGAGTTGAAATCTCAAGGACAAGAATTTTCATTTCCAACTGGCTGGCAACTTGAACCGGGTAGTCAGGGTGACATATCACACTCCCAGCTGTTACATGATTGCCCTCGATACCTTGCAAATTCACTGTAACGTTGTCTCCGGCTCTTGCAATACTACAAGGCTGAGAGTCACGTTCCAACGAGCGGGCTGTTGCTATTTGTTTTGAAGGCATAACCAATACCTGTAGGCAAAACATATTATCAGAAATGGCAAATTTGGAGGCAGAATTTttagttcatgtgcaaaatcagaatttggtGAAAGTTCGTGGATTTGAACACAATTACCCACTTCTattgtctatgaaaaataccaaTCTACAGATCAAGTATAATGGTCAGAGGTAAAGCCAGCTCAGAGTGGAAACATGGTCCTGATAACATATAAGCACCTCAATAAAATATCCAAGAGCAAGATAGACGAATCTTTACCTTATATCTAAAAAACAGACATACAGATCAAAATCCTAGAGTCCCAAATCTTAAACTACTGCATTTGAAGTTTCTTATTGCCTTAATTCAAATATGAACAATCTTTAAGATATTACCAATCATGACACGGAGTTAAAAGTGCAGTTACAATGAAACCTTTCCCATTCTAGTCTAACTGAGACAGGTAATCACCAAATTACAACAACACTCCGAAATACACTGCAAAAAGTCACTTGATTGAGAAGTATAAAGTTACTTGAGATGTCATAATTCAGAATGTATCCGACTTTCACCCCAAACCAAAGATTTTGTTTCACCAACATATAAAGCATAACAAAACTCTCTACCTTAAGTCCTGGTCTAATAGCTCCACTTTCCAGTTTCCCACATGCAGACACCTGACTTTGGGATTGTGACTTAACATCACAAATAGGAAGTCGTAGTGGTTTGGAGTAATCTCTTGCAGGAAGTTGGAGAGAATCAATCGCATCCATCAAAAAAGGTCCTCTATACCTGCATAGCAAAATAAGAGGAAGGATGTTACAGCTCTAAATAGGAATATAGTCACAAGAATGTCAAATATTGTAATAGTCACCTGTCTGCACATATATTCAATCTACACTTCTAGGATGATATTGCATGCTGCAGAATTGTATAGCAATCAAAACATCTTGCAACAACACCcaccaaataaataaaaactatttTCCCACTAACAGCAGAAAAGGCAACATCTCCATGCTCTCAAGCTCTGTAAATTCTGGGCTCAACCAACGCTCAGAGGTTATGCACATAGGGGGTGTTCGTTTTGGTGGATTAGACAGGATTTAATCTCATGATATGTTGTTTGGTTGGGTGGACTTGACCTAATACTTAGTCTCAGGACAGTACctataacaaaattaatcttGGGCTGATTCAATATCGGGTAATCTCGTGCCTATTTAATCTCAAGTGACCGAAGGCCCCCGTAGTGGATACAGATATGGATAAATTATTCTGGGCTCGACCAACGCTCAGAGATTATGCATATTGTCGATACAACAATTATAATAAAAGTTATACAAATTAAAGATGTTCAACGTATTATTTCTTCAGTTTATATGTATGGAGGTCAAATCCGAAAAGAATTGAGTAAAAAATACAGTTATAGCAAGAACCAGTAGAGGGCATCTTTTTTGGTTCCTCTTATGTTAAATGCAAAGGTGAAAGCATGATTCAGAGGCATACATAGTATGCGAAAGAAATCTTGGGGAAAAGACAAAGAGAAAGCAAGCAGTAAATGCAGCTACTAACCAGGACAACCGTGCATCAGAAGATTTTGCAACTAAGTTCTGATTTTCCATGACACTTGCTGGAACCCATGAAATAGAAGATTCTTTAAAACCACAAGTACGGAGAAATGTCCCTAGTttctgcttcacaaaatcaaaTCTTTCCTTAGAGTATCCGACCACATCCATTTTGTTGACAAGAACAATAATCTGATCTACTCCGAAGCTCCTAATCAGCTGTGCATGTTCCCTCGTTTGCCCCCCGGTAGCATCTATGCCGGCTTCAAATGAACCCAAAGAAGCATCAACCACTAAAATTGCAGCATCTGCTTGTGTTGCTCCCGAGATCATGTTTGGAACAAAATCTCTATGTCCAGGGGAGTCAAGCAGCACGATGTGATATTTTTTGGAAGTGAAGAAAGCAACACCCACCGTCATTGTTATACCCCTTTCCCTTTCTTCAGCACTTTCATCTAATGCCCATGCATAAGCAAAAGATCCTTTTCCCTGGTCAAACAACAATAGGCATATAAAATAATTACACATCCATCGATTGGATTTAGAGCCATGGGAAAAATATAAAGTTGGTAATGCTATTACCTGTTGTTTAGCTTCTTTTTCATATTTGTGCATCTCTTTCTGCGATATTCGTCCCGATAGATGAAGCAACCTTCCTGAAAGTGTCGACTTCCCGGAATCAACATGGCCAACCTGAGTACGCAAGAAATTGTAAGTTTTGGGTGTGAATAAATCGTTTTGGTATGCCTTCGGACAGAATATCAGAAACTTACAATTGCAAGATTTAGCTGGCTCAATTCACCATCAACTGTTTCCGGGATCATCCATGTCTCAGGAATAAACTCAGAAACTGATGCTGTATTTCTCTCAATGGTCATTTCTGCTTTTCCAGTTTTGGAAGACATAGCTTCCGTATTCACATTGCTATGAGACATCCCTGGTTTTCTCCCACGGGTTGGACCATAATCTTTCTCATCAACTCCATTACCTCTCTCTCTTGTTACTGATGCTGAAGTGGACTCTTGATCCTTAGCAGCCAAGTCCAGTTCAACTGGAATATTTGTGTCCTTCTGACTACCTGAGGAAGACTTATTGAATTTTGGTGTGTGTATGAGACAGGCATATTATGAAGCTATAAAACACCTCTAAGCTagtccaaaaaaataaaaataaaacaatctGGCAGTGTATTTACGAAAAAGAGCATCAATCAACTATAGAGCCTAACTACTAAGAGATATACCTTTGGATTTCATTTTCAGTGATTGCAGTCCACTTGACACCAAATCATCTGGAGAAGGAACATCAAACTTGAAAGGGACTGCCAACAAGTGAAATATTAGGGAACCGAGAACAGATGAagcagaaaagaaaagaaaagaaaagaaagagagcaAGAAGCAGAATGAAAAGATTATGAGTCCTCATCTTTGCAATATAGATAATCATCTAATGGTATGTGGAAGAATTTTCACAAATCCATGATCATTTAGTGATGATAACTGACTCAGAAAATGTTCCGACCTATATTAACTCTTTTATGATTTTGATAACTAAAAGCACTACTGAATTCTGGAAAAGTGCCTCGTATATTTCTGAATTTGTGGAAGTTAGGGTGGTTATCCGTGGAAGAAACATCATTCTGCACTTCAAAGACGGATGCTTTGACCATATGTTGCGGCA
The genomic region above belongs to Salvia miltiorrhiza cultivar Shanhuang (shh) chromosome 5, IMPLAD_Smil_shh, whole genome shotgun sequence and contains:
- the LOC131026496 gene encoding uncharacterized protein LOC131026496 isoform X1, whose amino-acid sequence is MPRKVNYGVDYDDGDDYEGYEDDYDYDEEVEENGLTAKTMPTKEVSETKVWRCPICTYDNEDSMSACDICGVLRNPLVKSNIKTDNVAVGGMCKDSGVSVMAKSLFASLPQHMVKASVFEVQNDVSSTDNHPNFHKFRNIRGTFPEFSSAFSYQNHKRVNIVPFKFDVPSPDDLVSSGLQSLKMKSKGSQKDTNIPVELDLAAKDQESTSASVTRERGNGVDEKDYGPTRGRKPGMSHSNVNTEAMSSKTGKAEMTIERNTASVSEFIPETWMIPETVDGELSQLNLAIVGHVDSGKSTLSGRLLHLSGRISQKEMHKYEKEAKQQGKGSFAYAWALDESAEERERGITMTVGVAFFTSKKYHIVLLDSPGHRDFVPNMISGATQADAAILVVDASLGSFEAGIDATGGQTREHAQLIRSFGVDQIIVLVNKMDVVGYSKERFDFVKQKLGTFLRTCGFKESSISWVPASVMENQNLVAKSSDARLSWYRGPFLMDAIDSLQLPARDYSKPLRLPICDVKSQSQSQVSACGKLESGAIRPGLKVLVMPSKQIATARSLERDSQPCSIARAGDNVTVNLQGIEGNHVTAGSVICHPDYPVQVASQLEMKILVLEISTPIVIGSQLEFHIHHAKEAAKIVKILSLLDPKTGKVMKKSPRCLLSKQHAMVEVGANFLMKNDITSVFVISLFQLLVILIIRSFASVYWLGIFSYILQLDFGY
- the LOC131026496 gene encoding uncharacterized protein LOC131026496 isoform X4, which produces MPRKVNYGVDYDDGDDYEGYEDDYDYDEEVEENGLTAKTMPTKEVSETKVWRCPICTYDNEDSMSACDICGVLRNPLVKSNIKTDNVAVGGMCKDSGVSVMAKSLFASLPQHMVKASVFEVQNDVSSTDNHPNFHKFRNIRVPFKFDVPSPDDLVSSGLQSLKMKSKGSQKDTNIPVELDLAAKDQESTSASVTRERGNGVDEKDYGPTRGRKPGMSHSNVNTEAMSSKTGKAEMTIERNTASVSEFIPETWMIPETVDGELSQLNLAIVGHVDSGKSTLSGRLLHLSGRISQKEMHKYEKEAKQQGKGSFAYAWALDESAEERERGITMTVGVAFFTSKKYHIVLLDSPGHRDFVPNMISGATQADAAILVVDASLGSFEAGIDATGGQTREHAQLIRSFGVDQIIVLVNKMDVVGYSKERFDFVKQKLGTFLRTCGFKESSISWVPASVMENQNLVAKSSDARLSWYRGPFLMDAIDSLQLPARDYSKPLRLPICDVKSQSQSQVSACGKLESGAIRPGLKVLVMPSKQIATARSLERDSQPCSIARAGDNVTVNLQGIEGNHVTAGSVICHPDYPVQVASQLEMKILVLEISTPIVIGSQLEFHIHHAKEAAKIVKILSLLDPKTGKVMKKSPRCLLSKQHAMVEVALQGPVCVEEYSSCRALGRVFLRASGRTIGLGVVTQIIKREK
- the LOC131026496 gene encoding uncharacterized protein LOC131026496 isoform X5 → MPRKVNYGVDYDDGDDYEGYEDDYDYDEEVEENGLTAKTMPTKEVSETKVWRCPICTYDNEDSMSACDICGVLRNPLVKSNIKTDNVAVPFKFDVPSPDDLVSSGLQSLKMKSKGSQKDTNIPVELDLAAKDQESTSASVTRERGNGVDEKDYGPTRGRKPGMSHSNVNTEAMSSKTGKAEMTIERNTASVSEFIPETWMIPETVDGELSQLNLAIVGHVDSGKSTLSGRLLHLSGRISQKEMHKYEKEAKQQGKGSFAYAWALDESAEERERGITMTVGVAFFTSKKYHIVLLDSPGHRDFVPNMISGATQADAAILVVDASLGSFEAGIDATGGQTREHAQLIRSFGVDQIIVLVNKMDVVGYSKERFDFVKQKLGTFLRTCGFKESSISWVPASVMENQNLVAKSSDARLSWYRGPFLMDAIDSLQLPARDYSKPLRLPICDVKSQSQSQVSACGKLESGAIRPGLKVLVMPSKQIATARSLERDSQPCSIARAGDNVTVNLQGIEGNHVTAGSVICHPDYPVQVASQLEMKILVLEISTPIVIGSQLEFHIHHAKEAAKIVKILSLLDPKTGKVMKKSPRCLLSKQHAMVEVGANFLMKNDITSVFVISLFQLLVILIIRSFASVYWLGIFSYILQLDFGY
- the LOC131026496 gene encoding uncharacterized protein LOC131026496 isoform X3; translated protein: MPRKVNYGVDYDDGDDYEGYEDDYDYDEEVEENGLTAKTMPTKEVSETKVWRCPICTYDNEDSMSACDICGVLRNPLVKSNIKTDNVAVGGMCKDSGVSVMAKSLFASLPQHMVKASVFEVQNDVSSTDNHPNFHKFRNIRVPFKFDVPSPDDLVSSGLQSLKMKSKGSQKDTNIPVELDLAAKDQESTSASVTRERGNGVDEKDYGPTRGRKPGMSHSNVNTEAMSSKTGKAEMTIERNTASVSEFIPETWMIPETVDGELSQLNLAIVGHVDSGKSTLSGRLLHLSGRISQKEMHKYEKEAKQQGKGSFAYAWALDESAEERERGITMTVGVAFFTSKKYHIVLLDSPGHRDFVPNMISGATQADAAILVVDASLGSFEAGIDATGGQTREHAQLIRSFGVDQIIVLVNKMDVVGYSKERFDFVKQKLGTFLRTCGFKESSISWVPASVMENQNLVAKSSDARLSWYRGPFLMDAIDSLQLPARDYSKPLRLPICDVKSQSQSQVSACGKLESGAIRPGLKVLVMPSKQIATARSLERDSQPCSIARAGDNVTVNLQGIEGNHVTAGSVICHPDYPVQVASQLEMKILVLEISTPIVIGSQLEFHIHHAKEAAKIVKILSLLDPKTGKVMKKSPRCLLSKQHAMVEVGANFLMKNDITSVFVISLFQLLVILIIRSFASVYWLGIFSYILQLDFGY
- the LOC131026496 gene encoding uncharacterized protein LOC131026496 isoform X6, giving the protein MPRKVNYGVDYDDGDDYEGYEDDYDYDEEVEENGLTAKTMPTKEVSETKVWRCPICTYDNEDSMSACDICGVLRNPLVKSNIKTDNVAVPFKFDVPSPDDLVSSGLQSLKMKSKGSQKDTNIPVELDLAAKDQESTSASVTRERGNGVDEKDYGPTRGRKPGMSHSNVNTEAMSSKTGKAEMTIERNTASVSEFIPETWMIPETVDGELSQLNLAIVGHVDSGKSTLSGRLLHLSGRISQKEMHKYEKEAKQQGKGSFAYAWALDESAEERERGITMTVGVAFFTSKKYHIVLLDSPGHRDFVPNMISGATQADAAILVVDASLGSFEAGIDATGGQTREHAQLIRSFGVDQIIVLVNKMDVVGYSKERFDFVKQKLGTFLRTCGFKESSISWVPASVMENQNLVAKSSDARLSWYRGPFLMDAIDSLQLPARDYSKPLRLPICDVKSQSQSQVSACGKLESGAIRPGLKVLVMPSKQIATARSLERDSQPCSIARAGDNVTVNLQGIEGNHVTAGSVICHPDYPVQVASQLEMKILVLEISTPIVIGSQLEFHIHHAKEAAKIVKILSLLDPKTGKVMKKSPRCLLSKQHAMVEVALQGPVCVEEYSSCRALGRVFLRASGRTIGLGVVTQIIKREK
- the LOC131026496 gene encoding uncharacterized protein LOC131026496 isoform X2, producing MPRKVNYGVDYDDGDDYEGYEDDYDYDEEVEENGLTAKTMPTKEVSETKVWRCPICTYDNEDSMSACDICGVLRNPLVKSNIKTDNVAVGGMCKDSGVSVMAKSLFASLPQHMVKASVFEVQNDVSSTDNHPNFHKFRNIRGTFPEFSSAFSYQNHKRVNIVPFKFDVPSPDDLVSSGLQSLKMKSKGSQKDTNIPVELDLAAKDQESTSASVTRERGNGVDEKDYGPTRGRKPGMSHSNVNTEAMSSKTGKAEMTIERNTASVSEFIPETWMIPETVDGELSQLNLAIVGHVDSGKSTLSGRLLHLSGRISQKEMHKYEKEAKQQGKGSFAYAWALDESAEERERGITMTVGVAFFTSKKYHIVLLDSPGHRDFVPNMISGATQADAAILVVDASLGSFEAGIDATGGQTREHAQLIRSFGVDQIIVLVNKMDVVGYSKERFDFVKQKLGTFLRTCGFKESSISWVPASVMENQNLVAKSSDARLSWYRGPFLMDAIDSLQLPARDYSKPLRLPICDVKSQSQSQVSACGKLESGAIRPGLKVLVMPSKQIATARSLERDSQPCSIARAGDNVTVNLQGIEGNHVTAGSVICHPDYPVQVASQLEMKILVLEISTPIVIGSQLEFHIHHAKEAAKIVKILSLLDPKTGKVMKKSPRCLLSKQHAMVEVALQGPVCVEEYSSCRALGRVFLRASGRTIGLGVVTQIIKREK